The DNA segment CCCAATCGAGTTCAGACCCTCGGCCCTGCCACGCACAATCCTATGGAACACTTCTCTAACCTGGCGTTCCAACGGATCCAATCCCTCCTTTATGGCTTCATACACAACTCCTAAATCTTGAACTCTTTGCCTCACTTCATTTTCCTTTTCCTCACTCAACGGGAACGTGATGGAATCAGTAAGCTCATTCATGTTTCTTTCACATTTCTCAATCTCATGAATCTCCTTCAACAATCCACAAGCATTTCTCCGGTCCCGTTTCTTTGACTGCTCCAAGATTCTCTCGTGGAGGGAGAGAATCGGGATGGCCCGAAAATACTGCCTCACTACGGTATGGAGGCCACGATCCTGACAGGGGATCGCGGCCACAAGAGCCCACATCACAAACAAAAGAACATAGTTCATTGTATAAACAGCTACATTTAGTCCATTTGTGGATATCACCTCGTTCGCCCTTGGAGCCACCAAATTGCTGCCAATGGCTTGCAGTTGCTTAGCAGCAGACCACGTCCTTGACACGCTCCACGACAACGACCTGAAATGGCCAACCGACCTCTGTTCCCTCTGCATGTAACTGTGACCAAAAGACCTATTTCTATGAGCAAGAGCCGAGTTAGACTCTTTCTCGTCCAGCATTCCAATGGCCAAATCAACTAAAGCCTTCTTTGCACGTCTAAATTGGCCTTCACCAATACTCCTCTGCTTATCTAATGCACATAGAATAATCTCCAGCTGTTTCTGCCATTGCCTGATCTGCTCGATCCCATCCCGGATTGCGTTACAAACATCCAAAGCCTTGACGCTTCTGTCGAAGAAATCCGAAATGAGTTTATCCATAGGGGGCGTGCTTAATTGGCCCTTGTTGTTGAAAACAATGATCCTGAATTCCTCTTGGCAACATATGAATGAATCTAAAAGCTTCAGAATCCATGGAATCGAGAGAAGATCGTTCGAGTCCGCATCTGATAAATCTTGAAACCGTTCGGATACTTTTCTTTGAAAGGCCTCCAATTCAGTTTCTTGAACAGTGGCCTCGTGTGTAGACTCCACGGAATGGACCTGATCACGGCGCCTGTTCAAAATGGAGAAGCCAAAGCTTGAAGATGACGATGATTCGTGAAGATCCGCACCCACCATCTTTCGGATTCAAACGGAACAGAATTTGAAAGATCAACAAACC comes from the Henckelia pumila isolate YLH828 chromosome 1, ASM3356847v2, whole genome shotgun sequence genome and includes:
- the LOC140876168 gene encoding protein ROH1D-like yields the protein MVGADLHESSSSSSFGFSILNRRRDQVHSVESTHEATVQETELEAFQRKVSERFQDLSDADSNDLLSIPWILKLLDSFICCQEEFRIIVFNNKGQLSTPPMDKLISDFFDRSVKALDVCNAIRDGIEQIRQWQKQLEIILCALDKQRSIGEGQFRRAKKALVDLAIGMLDEKESNSALAHRNRSFGHSYMQREQRSVGHFRSLSWSVSRTWSAAKQLQAIGSNLVAPRANEVISTNGLNVAVYTMNYVLLFVMWALVAAIPCQDRGLHTVVRQYFRAIPILSLHERILEQSKKRDRRNACGLLKEIHEIEKCERNMNELTDSITFPLSEEKENEVRQRVQDLGVVYEAIKEGLDPLERQVREVFHRIVRGRAEGLNSIGRANSR